One window from the genome of Pseudalkalibacillus hwajinpoensis encodes:
- a CDS encoding Gfo/Idh/MocA family protein → MKKMKVAVIGCGSIARRRHLPEYNAEENVEIVAVCDVVKERAEDMVNLYGGTAYTDYLTLLEDDEIDAVSVCLPNALHAPVSIAALKAGKHVLCEKPMATSIEEAKAMNEAAEINGKKLMIAHNQRFVASHVKAKELIEGGEIGKVYSFRTTFGHPGPERWSIDGADSWFFDKERAFIGAMGDLGVHKSDLMRYLLGEIVEVGAFVETKAKDNTDVDDNAVCILKTKTGVIGTLAASWSYVSGGDNSTVIYGENAVLRLEDDPEHSLVVQYKNGDVVKYELQKIQTNEAGGQQTTHVVENFVDCIANDTVPAVSGEEGMKSLQVILAALEANETKRVVEVEGERAVI, encoded by the coding sequence ATGAAAAAAATGAAAGTAGCGGTTATCGGTTGTGGAAGTATTGCGAGACGGCGTCATTTGCCGGAGTACAATGCAGAGGAAAATGTGGAAATTGTAGCGGTGTGTGATGTGGTGAAAGAGCGCGCGGAGGATATGGTGAACTTGTATGGCGGCACGGCATATACTGATTATCTCACGTTACTTGAAGATGATGAAATTGATGCAGTGAGCGTGTGTTTACCAAACGCATTGCACGCACCTGTATCGATTGCGGCATTGAAAGCAGGGAAGCACGTTCTTTGTGAAAAGCCGATGGCGACTTCAATTGAGGAAGCGAAAGCAATGAATGAGGCAGCGGAGATAAATGGAAAAAAGCTAATGATTGCTCATAATCAGCGATTCGTCGCGTCACACGTGAAAGCGAAGGAATTGATCGAAGGCGGCGAGATTGGAAAGGTCTACAGCTTCCGCACAACGTTCGGTCATCCTGGACCTGAACGGTGGAGTATTGATGGAGCGGATAGCTGGTTCTTCGATAAAGAGCGAGCGTTTATCGGAGCGATGGGAGACCTTGGCGTACATAAATCAGATCTCATGCGCTATTTGCTTGGAGAAATTGTGGAGGTTGGCGCGTTTGTAGAAACGAAGGCGAAGGATAACACGGATGTGGATGATAATGCGGTGTGTATTCTTAAAACGAAGACGGGAGTGATTGGCACACTCGCAGCAAGCTGGTCTTACGTTTCTGGTGGCGATAATTCAACCGTAATCTATGGGGAAAATGCGGTGCTTCGCCTAGAGGATGATCCGGAGCATTCACTGGTTGTTCAGTACAAAAACGGTGATGTCGTGAAATATGAGCTTCAGAAAATCCAAACAAATGAAGCGGGCGGACAGCAAACGACGCACGTGGTTGAGAATTTCGTGGATTGTATTGCGAACGATACCGTACCAGCCGTGAGTGGTGAAGAAGGGATGAAATCGTTGCAGGTGATTTTAGCTGCACTGGAAGCGAATGAAACGAAGCGAGTGGTTGAGGTAGAGGGTGAGCGGGCGGTTATTTAG
- the paaK gene encoding phenylacetate--CoA ligase PaaK: MAIYSERETWSTAQMHDHQLEGLKRTVRHAYQNIPFYHETFKNIHITPGDIQSLEDLQRLPFTKKHHLRENYPFKMLACPMDEVVRIHASSGTSGKPTVVAYTKNDIQNWADIVARSITLAGGQKGDILHNAYGYGLFTGGLGLHAGSERLGCATVPISGGNTANQITLIQDFKPRIICSTPSYLLNIGEAMMMQGIDPASTSLQYAILGAEPWSEEMRFQIEKLFHLKATDIYGLSEVMGPGIAMECAECQNGLHIADDHFIAEIINPDTLDQVDEGQYGELVFTSLTKEALPIIRYRTGDIASITREKCLCGRTTTRMSRVKGRIDDMLIIRGVNVFPSEIERYICNLEELVPHYQIHLQKKGHLDHVTLHVEVKQEFYKKLEMNFNHPMAVKLVESLGKTLKMKTLISVDIQLKEPHSIPRSEGKAKRVLDARTKIIPKTSIH; encoded by the coding sequence ATGGCAATTTATTCTGAACGAGAAACTTGGAGCACCGCTCAAATGCATGACCATCAATTAGAAGGATTAAAACGAACAGTCAGACACGCCTACCAGAACATCCCTTTCTACCACGAGACTTTTAAGAACATACATATAACCCCAGGTGATATTCAGTCACTCGAGGATCTGCAACGACTTCCATTTACAAAGAAACATCACCTAAGAGAAAATTACCCTTTCAAGATGCTCGCCTGTCCTATGGACGAAGTTGTCCGCATCCATGCTTCATCTGGGACGAGCGGTAAACCTACCGTAGTCGCTTATACAAAGAATGATATTCAAAATTGGGCCGATATTGTTGCAAGATCGATCACACTCGCAGGCGGACAAAAGGGAGACATCCTTCATAACGCCTACGGATATGGACTGTTCACAGGTGGCCTCGGTCTCCATGCAGGCTCAGAGCGACTTGGCTGCGCAACAGTCCCGATATCAGGCGGAAATACAGCTAATCAAATTACCCTAATTCAAGATTTTAAGCCCAGAATCATTTGCTCCACTCCATCCTATCTCCTTAACATTGGAGAAGCTATGATGATGCAAGGCATTGATCCAGCTTCAACCTCATTACAATACGCCATTCTTGGTGCAGAGCCATGGTCGGAAGAAATGAGATTTCAAATTGAAAAATTATTCCATCTGAAAGCAACGGACATTTATGGATTAAGTGAAGTAATGGGACCGGGCATTGCAATGGAATGTGCAGAATGTCAGAATGGCCTCCACATCGCAGACGATCATTTTATCGCTGAAATCATTAACCCTGATACTCTCGATCAAGTCGACGAGGGACAATACGGCGAACTGGTTTTCACAAGCCTTACAAAAGAAGCGCTTCCAATAATAAGATACCGAACAGGTGACATCGCATCCATTACGAGAGAAAAGTGTCTTTGCGGCAGAACAACCACAAGAATGAGCCGTGTAAAAGGACGTATCGATGATATGCTGATTATCAGGGGAGTTAACGTTTTTCCTTCTGAAATCGAACGATATATATGTAATCTAGAAGAACTCGTCCCCCACTATCAAATCCACTTGCAGAAAAAAGGCCACTTAGATCACGTAACCTTGCATGTTGAAGTAAAGCAGGAGTTTTATAAGAAGCTAGAAATGAATTTTAACCATCCTATGGCGGTGAAGCTTGTTGAGAGTCTTGGAAAAACTCTTAAAATGAAAACGCTTATATCAGTGGATATCCAATTGAAAGAACCACACTCAATACCTCGCTCCGAAGGAAAAGCAAAGCGAGTGCTAGATGCCCGTACAAAAATTATTCCTAAAACTTCTATTCATTAA